One region of Limnospira fusiformis SAG 85.79 genomic DNA includes:
- a CDS encoding PspA/IM30 family protein produces MGLFDRIGRVVRANLNDLVNKAEDPEKILEQAVIEMQEDLIQLRQAVAQTIAQQKRSQQQYNQAQSQANQWQSRAQLALQKGDENLAREALQRKKGYLETANTLEISLRQQTEQVETLKRNLVSLESKISEAKTKKNMFKARAQAAKANEQLNNVLGGINTSSATSVFERMEEKVLEMEARSTAAAELINSGLEDKIDELKAASDIDDELAAMKAQLAGAPANQPQLSPSAPTDSSTSNPEIDNELEELRRELNK; encoded by the coding sequence ATGGGATTATTTGACCGTATCGGCCGAGTTGTAAGGGCCAACTTGAATGACTTGGTGAATAAGGCAGAAGACCCGGAAAAGATACTTGAACAAGCTGTTATTGAAATGCAAGAGGATCTGATCCAGTTGCGCCAAGCCGTCGCTCAGACCATCGCCCAGCAAAAACGTTCTCAACAACAGTATAATCAAGCCCAGTCCCAAGCTAACCAATGGCAGTCTCGCGCGCAACTAGCTCTACAAAAGGGCGATGAAAACTTGGCGCGGGAGGCCCTCCAGCGCAAAAAGGGCTATCTCGAAACCGCTAATACCCTGGAAATTAGTCTCAGGCAGCAAACTGAACAGGTAGAGACTCTCAAGCGGAACTTGGTTAGCTTAGAGAGTAAAATTTCCGAAGCCAAGACTAAGAAAAATATGTTCAAGGCTAGAGCTCAGGCGGCTAAGGCTAATGAACAGCTCAATAATGTCCTTGGTGGTATTAATACCAGTAGTGCTACCTCCGTTTTTGAACGCATGGAGGAAAAAGTCCTGGAAATGGAAGCTCGGTCTACTGCGGCGGCTGAGTTGATAAATAGTGGCTTGGAAGACAAAATCGACGAGCTGAAAGCGGCAAGTGATATTGATGATGAGTTGGCGGCTATGAAGGCTCAACTGGCTGGCGCTCCTGCTAATCAGCCTCAATTATCACCTTCTGCGCCTACTGATAGTTCGACTTCTAATCCGGAGATTGACAACGAACTTGAAGAGTTGCGTAGAGAACTTAATAAATAA
- a CDS encoding PspA/IM30 family protein, translating to MGLFDRIGRVVRANLNDLVNKAEDPEKILEQAIIEMQEDLIQLRQAVAQTIAQQKRSQQQYNQAQSQANQWQSRAQLALQKGDENLAREALQRKKGYVETANTLEMSLRQQTEQVETLKRNLVSLESKISEAKTKKNMLKARAQAAKANEQLNNLLGGLNTSSATSVFERMEEKVMIMEAKSQATAELTSSGLEEKFCALEAGSDIDDELAAMKAQLAGAPANQPQLSPSEPTDSSASNPEIDNELEELRRELNK from the coding sequence ATGGGATTATTTGACCGTATCGGCCGAGTTGTAAGGGCCAACTTGAATGACTTGGTGAATAAGGCAGAAGACCCGGAAAAGATACTTGAACAAGCTATTATTGAAATGCAAGAAGACCTGATCCAGTTGCGCCAAGCCGTCGCTCAGACCATCGCCCAGCAAAAACGTTCTCAACAACAGTATAATCAAGCCCAGTCCCAAGCTAACCAATGGCAGTCTCGCGCGCAACTAGCTCTACAAAAGGGCGATGAAAACTTGGCGCGGGAGGCCCTCCAGCGCAAAAAGGGCTATGTCGAAACCGCTAATACCCTGGAAATGAGTCTCAGGCAGCAAACTGAACAGGTAGAGACTCTCAAGCGGAACTTGGTTAGCTTAGAGAGTAAAATTTCCGAAGCCAAGACTAAGAAAAATATGCTCAAGGCTAGAGCTCAGGCGGCTAAGGCTAATGAACAGCTCAATAATCTCCTTGGTGGTCTTAATACCAGTAGTGCTACCTCCGTTTTTGAACGCATGGAGGAAAAAGTCATGATTATGGAAGCCAAGTCTCAAGCGACGGCTGAGTTGACTAGTAGTGGCTTGGAAGAAAAATTCTGCGCCCTGGAAGCGGGAAGTGATATTGATGATGAGTTGGCGGCTATGAAGGCTCAACTGGCTGGCGCTCCTGCTAATCAGCCTCAATTATCACCTTCTGAGCCTACTGATAGTTCGGCTTCTAATCCGGAGATTGACAACGAACTTGAGGAGTTGCGTAGAGAACTTAATAAATAA
- a CDS encoding CRR6 family NdhI maturation factor, translating to MTIRITLDSHCINHLDISPVDKVVEQLIQESQLRSAEPEISFEIDYPLDDQDPRELSEVPEVRLWFICLDSQYPWLPYVLDWRSGELARYVAMLVPHQFHGREGIQYNPEALEIFLMQKIFVITRWLQEMGLPSRSRLQSMAQMLGYDLDEGLFDVIEQRS from the coding sequence ATGACCATTAGAATCACACTAGACTCCCACTGCATCAATCATCTGGATATCTCACCTGTTGACAAGGTTGTTGAGCAACTGATTCAGGAATCACAGCTCAGAAGTGCCGAACCAGAAATCAGCTTTGAGATTGACTATCCCCTAGATGACCAAGACCCCCGCGAGTTGTCTGAGGTGCCAGAAGTTCGACTGTGGTTTATTTGTCTTGATAGCCAATATCCCTGGCTACCTTATGTTTTAGACTGGCGATCGGGAGAGTTGGCTCGTTATGTCGCTATGCTAGTTCCCCACCAGTTTCACGGTCGCGAAGGCATACAATACAATCCAGAAGCTCTGGAGATTTTCCTGATGCAGAAAATTTTTGTGATTACCCGTTGGCTTCAGGAGATGGGATTACCAAGTCGCTCCCGGCTTCAGTCTATGGCTCAAATGTTAGGTTACGATCTCGATGAGGGTTTATTTGATGTGATCGAACAGCGATCCTAA
- a CDS encoding DUF3685 domain-containing protein, with protein MSQSIIQLLLIDDDPIFRMGVKSICEPFSDLEVIAEAVTLREALAVLDNWVKPPVAPTSGVIPDTVKVAILELRIKDLTAQKNQGTLNQQRSAIAFCQQIQASYKNIPLLLFTSESDPNLLISLRDLGVQGYCPKGVGLEELLIALRQVAAGERYWVSPISGAALSSQRNPQRALTSWQKFRYGLVKPGLRSIEQALQELTKELQEAESIPSDKVMMLNLLITRGRYRELRAARWLVSQLIPPLPPPVNNPPSPPDPLSQPSSPGTNQPPNPGQLATTNDSSLVLATETSTVDVQSLLFDVTVAKLQSGLVNYTGIPLEIDILKLTKKQELIYTILRKSEDLINELRLSEIQPEQLDRKSYSLIIDLWKEAIADFFGKYYSLNVRDAQVEVVPVLLRDAPLVEKEILNHIPLIRDLLAHLLFGEPLTIDNQVYALGSWEATRRAEALLQHWVIQVANGVMQPLLNHFADLEEVKQTFYDRRLLSTREIEKFRNNLSWRYRVRRYMSEPQAIFESSYTLFILGDRGIEKLTIYASRRQELEQLSGIQLAVTLVLEGRDAIAPRVRTAISFIGSTAVYLLTQVLGRGIGLIGRGIIQGIGSSIQDSQFRKK; from the coding sequence ATGAGCCAATCGATTATTCAACTGCTGCTGATTGATGATGATCCTATATTTAGAATGGGAGTCAAATCAATTTGTGAGCCATTTTCTGACCTGGAAGTGATTGCAGAAGCGGTCACTCTGAGAGAGGCTTTAGCAGTGTTAGATAATTGGGTAAAGCCACCAGTCGCGCCTACATCGGGAGTGATTCCTGATACTGTGAAAGTGGCGATTTTGGAGTTGAGGATTAAAGATTTAACTGCCCAAAAAAATCAGGGTACTTTGAATCAGCAACGTTCAGCGATCGCATTTTGTCAGCAAATCCAAGCCTCTTATAAAAATATACCCCTGTTGCTATTTACCTCGGAATCAGATCCTAACTTACTAATCTCTCTCCGGGATTTAGGAGTCCAGGGTTATTGTCCCAAGGGAGTAGGATTAGAAGAACTTTTGATCGCACTGCGACAAGTAGCAGCCGGAGAACGCTATTGGGTCAGTCCTATTTCTGGGGCGGCGCTATCTTCCCAGAGAAACCCACAGCGCGCGCTCACCAGTTGGCAAAAATTTCGCTATGGTTTAGTTAAACCGGGGCTAAGGTCGATTGAACAAGCGCTACAAGAATTAACCAAAGAACTCCAGGAGGCTGAATCTATCCCTAGTGATAAGGTTATGATGCTAAACTTGCTGATTACTAGGGGTCGCTATCGGGAGTTACGCGCCGCCAGGTGGCTGGTGAGTCAGTTAATACCACCATTACCACCCCCTGTTAATAATCCTCCCTCACCCCCAGACCCCCTTAGTCAACCATCATCCCCAGGAACTAACCAACCCCCCAACCCTGGTCAATTAGCAACCACAAACGATTCTAGTTTAGTATTAGCTACTGAGACTTCTACGGTGGATGTACAGTCGCTATTATTTGATGTGACTGTGGCTAAACTGCAATCAGGTTTGGTTAATTATACTGGTATCCCCTTAGAAATAGATATACTTAAACTAACTAAAAAACAAGAGCTGATTTATACAATATTGCGTAAATCTGAGGATTTAATCAATGAATTAAGGCTGTCGGAGATACAGCCAGAACAGCTAGATAGAAAAAGTTATAGCCTGATTATAGATTTGTGGAAAGAAGCGATCGCCGATTTTTTTGGTAAGTATTATTCGCTCAATGTCAGAGATGCTCAAGTGGAAGTAGTACCGGTATTATTGAGGGATGCTCCCCTAGTGGAAAAGGAAATTCTTAATCATATTCCCCTGATTAGGGATTTACTGGCTCATTTGTTATTCGGAGAACCCCTAACCATTGATAATCAAGTTTATGCCCTAGGTAGTTGGGAAGCCACACGACGCGCCGAAGCCTTATTGCAACATTGGGTGATTCAAGTCGCTAATGGGGTAATGCAGCCTTTACTTAATCATTTTGCGGATCTGGAGGAAGTTAAACAAACATTCTATGATCGGCGGCTACTGTCAACTAGGGAAATTGAAAAATTTAGGAATAACTTGTCCTGGCGATATCGCGTGAGACGCTATATGAGTGAACCCCAGGCGATTTTTGAAAGTAGCTATACATTATTCATTTTAGGCGATCGCGGGATTGAAAAACTGACAATCTATGCCTCCCGTCGCCAAGAACTAGAACAACTTTCCGGCATTCAGTTGGCGGTGACATTGGTCTTAGAAGGTCGCGATGCGATCGCCCCTAGGGTGAGAACAGCTATATCCTTTATTGGTAGCACAGCAGTTTATCTATTAACTCAGGTGCTAGGTCGGGGTATAGGCTTGATTGGCCGCGGTATTATTCAAGGTATTGGTTCTTCCATTCAAGATAGCCAGTTTAGGAAAAAATAG
- a CDS encoding DUF1995 family protein, with the protein MTQLPTTLSEAIEQAKQAATAALDDGYKLIQVELVFPEIELQAQSIASQFIPALEKPDTLLKVFFPDAGSAALARRDWGETPFRVTDIGTSRSPVETRLQPDDGQFLVVSPSPVEVNQVENLHKLAGDRSVVLLNPRLEDVAIIGIGYAARQLRERFLNIIESCYYLKPLDGAALFRCYPGTWEVWLEIEGEYQKITEQSTKPVGDQLEQILARATQGDDPSSVTPNLPPAKKKGFLSELQSFINALSR; encoded by the coding sequence ATGACACAACTCCCAACTACCCTATCTGAAGCGATCGAACAAGCCAAACAAGCGGCAACTGCTGCTCTCGATGATGGCTACAAATTGATTCAAGTTGAACTGGTATTCCCAGAAATTGAACTTCAAGCTCAGTCGATCGCCTCCCAGTTTATCCCCGCCCTCGAAAAACCCGACACCCTGCTTAAAGTCTTTTTTCCCGATGCAGGGTCGGCAGCTTTGGCTCGTCGAGATTGGGGAGAAACTCCTTTCCGAGTCACCGATATAGGAACCAGTCGTTCCCCCGTAGAAACTCGCCTACAACCCGATGATGGGCAGTTTTTGGTCGTGTCTCCATCTCCTGTAGAAGTTAACCAAGTCGAAAATCTGCATAAATTGGCAGGCGATCGCTCGGTGGTTCTTCTTAATCCCCGTTTAGAAGATGTTGCTATCATAGGCATAGGATACGCGGCTCGCCAACTGCGGGAACGCTTCCTAAACATTATTGAGTCTTGCTACTATCTCAAGCCTCTCGATGGCGCGGCTTTATTTCGCTGCTATCCAGGAACTTGGGAAGTTTGGCTAGAAATTGAGGGGGAATACCAAAAAATTACCGAACAATCAACTAAACCTGTGGGTGATCAGCTAGAACAAATCTTGGCTCGTGCCACCCAGGGAGATGACCCGTCATCTGTTACACCCAACCTACCACCTGCTAAGAAAAAAGGTTTTCTGTCCGAACTGCAAAGTTTTATCAATGCTTTGAGTAGATAA
- a CDS encoding metallophosphoesterase family protein → MSKRRIVIGDIHGHYKGMMALLDKVAPNSDDEVYFLGDLIDRGPKSAQVVEFVKNSPYKCLMGNHEQLMLEALPEVGRNQQAWQAWLYSGGQTTVASYQEAEIIPRDHLHWMRSLPLFLDLGDTWLVHAGVNPRRPIEQQTASDFCWIRKEFHSIPKPYFDKKQIIIGHTITFTFDGVEPGNLVQGQGWLGIDTGVYHAKSGWLTALELDTNTVYQVNALYSKFRVLPLEEIVTTLKRPSIFDRLRYVSPQAH, encoded by the coding sequence ATGTCTAAGCGGCGGATTGTTATTGGTGATATACACGGCCACTATAAAGGAATGATGGCCCTTCTTGACAAGGTGGCTCCCAATAGTGATGATGAGGTCTACTTTCTTGGGGATCTCATTGATCGCGGCCCGAAAAGCGCTCAGGTGGTTGAATTTGTCAAAAATAGCCCCTATAAGTGCTTAATGGGTAACCATGAACAACTCATGTTGGAAGCCCTCCCGGAAGTAGGTAGAAATCAACAGGCTTGGCAGGCTTGGCTTTATAGTGGTGGTCAAACTACTGTGGCCTCCTATCAAGAGGCGGAAATTATCCCTCGCGACCATCTGCATTGGATGCGATCGCTGCCCCTATTTCTCGACCTCGGAGATACTTGGCTGGTTCATGCCGGAGTTAACCCCAGGCGACCAATTGAACAGCAAACTGCTTCCGATTTTTGCTGGATTCGTAAAGAGTTCCATTCTATCCCAAAACCCTATTTTGACAAAAAACAGATTATTATCGGTCACACGATCACTTTTACTTTTGATGGGGTGGAACCAGGAAATCTTGTCCAAGGACAAGGTTGGTTGGGTATAGATACAGGGGTTTATCATGCTAAGAGTGGTTGGCTAACAGCCCTGGAACTTGATACTAATACGGTGTATCAGGTGAATGCACTCTATTCTAAGTTTCGTGTCCTACCCCTAGAAGAAATTGTCACTACCCTCAAGCGACCCTCTATTTTTGATAGGTTGCGTTATGTAAGCCCTCAAGCACATTAA
- a CDS encoding aspartate aminotransferase family protein, which translates to MSPETLIRDDGLGTGAEQFSIDRFNANVMNTYGRFPIALEKGSGCKVWDTEGKEYLDFVAGIATCTLGHAHPKLIEAVTEQIQKLHHVSNLYYIPEQGELAAWLTEHSAADRVFFCNSGAEANEGAIKLARKYAHDRLNIEDPVIITAHASFHGRTLATITATGQPKYQKGFSPLVPGFVYTPYNDLPALENAIAEVDQNGRRVAAILLEALQGEGGVRPGDVAYFQKIRQICDEKGILLILDEVQVGMGRTGRWWGYENLGIEPDIFTSAKGLGGGIPIGALMCKSFCDVFEPGNHASTFGGNPFACGVALAVCQTLERENILSNVQQRGEQLRNSLQAIASEYPDLIAEVRGWGLINGMELKPDVELTSIDLVNAAIAQGVLLVPAGPKVVRFVPPLIVTEAEVNQACQAVDRALHNR; encoded by the coding sequence GTGAGTCCAGAAACTTTAATCAGAGATGACGGTCTAGGAACGGGGGCTGAACAGTTCAGTATCGATCGCTTTAACGCGAATGTTATGAACACTTATGGGCGGTTTCCTATCGCCCTGGAAAAAGGTTCTGGCTGTAAGGTGTGGGATACAGAGGGGAAAGAATATCTGGATTTTGTGGCGGGAATTGCTACCTGTACCCTCGGACACGCGCACCCCAAGTTAATAGAAGCGGTAACCGAGCAAATCCAAAAGCTGCATCATGTCTCGAATCTCTACTATATCCCGGAACAGGGAGAGTTGGCAGCTTGGTTAACTGAGCATTCCGCAGCCGACCGGGTTTTTTTCTGTAACTCTGGCGCAGAAGCCAACGAGGGGGCGATTAAACTGGCGCGTAAATATGCCCACGATCGCCTTAATATTGAAGATCCGGTAATTATTACCGCCCACGCTAGTTTTCATGGTCGCACTCTGGCTACAATTACGGCGACTGGACAACCTAAATATCAAAAGGGATTTAGTCCCCTGGTTCCAGGTTTTGTCTATACTCCCTATAATGACCTTCCGGCTTTGGAAAATGCGATCGCAGAAGTTGACCAAAACGGTCGCCGGGTGGCGGCTATCCTTTTAGAAGCCCTACAGGGTGAAGGGGGAGTGCGTCCGGGAGATGTGGCCTACTTCCAAAAAATTCGCCAGATTTGCGATGAAAAGGGAATTTTGCTGATTCTCGATGAGGTACAGGTGGGAATGGGTCGCACTGGTCGCTGGTGGGGATATGAAAATCTGGGTATAGAACCGGATATTTTTACTTCCGCTAAGGGACTCGGAGGGGGTATTCCTATCGGTGCGCTGATGTGTAAGTCTTTCTGTGATGTGTTTGAACCGGGAAACCATGCGAGTACCTTTGGTGGTAATCCGTTCGCCTGTGGTGTGGCTTTGGCGGTGTGTCAAACTCTGGAAAGGGAAAATATTCTTAGCAATGTACAACAGCGGGGAGAACAGCTCAGAAACAGCCTACAGGCGATCGCTTCTGAGTATCCTGATTTAATTGCTGAGGTTCGCGGTTGGGGTTTAATTAATGGGATGGAATTAAAACCAGATGTGGAATTGACTTCTATTGATCTGGTTAATGCGGCGATCGCACAAGGGGTTTTATTAGTGCCAGCAGGTCCGAAAGTTGTGCGATTTGTACCTCCTTTAATTGTGACGGAGGCGGAAGTTAATCAAGCCTGTCAGGCGGTAGATCGCGCCTTACACAATCGATAA
- a CDS encoding adenylate/guanylate cyclase domain-containing protein: MSKYTPGDRQLGPWLDRTMKQIFKAPDIIKAANYQTWQHSFMRQRLGLGLWLALIVYLTFSLSQIKNWLFYPQDFRLDWLITQVCVQLGVLVGLVLLRTAIGRQYPGLIFLLLSWMVTLSPQIRATFLGISQPAIIEWPLMFFSQATLLPICWWLHLISQLGVLLYYFGTQIILDLPVRLPVDWMTQDFLVLYFFWICVICNLSVYLYDRLAHSEFNSRKALVTAYEQVKQEQENSEKLLLNILPYPIAERLKQDPKTIADDFTDAGVLFADIVGFTEISTRFSPTDLVQLLNGIFSRFDGLAEQHGLEKIKTIGDAYMVVSGLPLPRDNYAEAIADMALDMQRTLREFNRQHQQGFKIRIGIATGPVIAGVIGLKKFIYDLWGDTVNIASRMESHGIADEIQVTEETYMALCDRYIFEKRGTIPIKGKGEMTTYLLKGKRE, translated from the coding sequence ATGAGTAAATATACCCCAGGCGATCGCCAATTGGGTCCATGGTTAGATCGCACAATGAAACAGATATTTAAAGCCCCCGACATCATTAAAGCGGCTAACTATCAAACCTGGCAACATAGTTTTATGCGTCAGCGCCTGGGTTTGGGACTATGGCTGGCTTTGATAGTCTATTTGACCTTTTCCCTATCTCAAATCAAGAATTGGCTATTCTATCCCCAAGATTTTCGCCTAGATTGGTTAATTACTCAGGTATGTGTACAATTGGGGGTATTGGTAGGGTTAGTGTTATTACGAACGGCGATCGGTCGCCAATACCCAGGTTTGATTTTTCTGCTATTATCCTGGATGGTCACACTCAGCCCCCAAATTCGGGCAACATTTTTGGGCATATCTCAACCCGCGATTATTGAGTGGCCCCTCATGTTCTTTTCCCAAGCTACCCTGCTTCCTATCTGCTGGTGGTTACATCTCATTTCTCAATTGGGGGTATTACTTTATTATTTTGGCACTCAAATTATCCTAGATCTTCCAGTCCGGTTACCTGTGGATTGGATGACTCAGGATTTTCTGGTGTTATACTTTTTTTGGATCTGTGTTATTTGCAATTTGTCGGTTTATTTATATGACCGTCTCGCCCATTCTGAGTTTAACTCCCGTAAAGCCTTAGTTACTGCCTACGAACAGGTTAAACAAGAACAGGAAAATTCCGAAAAACTGCTACTTAATATTCTACCATATCCTATCGCCGAACGCCTTAAACAAGACCCTAAAACTATTGCTGATGATTTTACCGATGCGGGGGTGCTTTTTGCTGATATTGTCGGTTTTACCGAGATTTCAACCAGGTTTAGTCCCACGGATTTGGTGCAGTTGCTAAATGGTATTTTTTCCAGATTTGATGGGTTAGCAGAACAACACGGTTTGGAGAAAATTAAGACTATTGGGGATGCTTATATGGTGGTTTCTGGGTTGCCTTTACCTAGAGACAATTATGCGGAAGCGATCGCTGATATGGCTCTGGATATGCAGCGGACTCTCCGGGAGTTCAACCGACAACATCAACAAGGTTTTAAAATCCGTATTGGTATTGCTACCGGTCCCGTTATTGCGGGAGTAATTGGCTTGAAAAAGTTTATTTATGACCTGTGGGGAGATACCGTTAATATTGCTTCCCGAATGGAGTCCCATGGTATCGCTGATGAAATTCAGGTGACAGAAGAAACATATATGGCACTTTGCGATCGCTATATCTTTGAAAAGCGCGGCACAATTCCCATTAAAGGCAAGGGTGAAATGACCACTTATTTGCTCAAAGGAAAACGCGAGTAA
- a CDS encoding SH3 domain-containing protein, with product MSAKKLLLSAGLSMVMIAAAVVPAWAYPARLFARDPGSQINIRSGPGTNYSIAHYGYAGDYVDVINERVVGGYRWYYVEFPASKARGWVRGDFIAYKN from the coding sequence ATGAGTGCCAAGAAACTGTTGCTGTCTGCTGGTCTATCTATGGTTATGATAGCTGCCGCTGTAGTTCCGGCTTGGGCTTATCCGGCGCGTTTATTTGCGAGGGATCCGGGGTCTCAAATTAACATTCGTTCAGGACCTGGAACTAACTATTCTATAGCTCATTATGGTTATGCGGGAGACTATGTTGATGTGATTAATGAAAGGGTAGTTGGTGGCTATAGGTGGTATTATGTGGAGTTTCCAGCGTCTAAGGCTCGTGGTTGGGTTCGGGGTGATTTTATTGCCTATAAGAACTAG